TCCTGGAGTCCGTCCCGTGCTCTTCCAATCCTTGATTGGCGAGTGATCAGAAAGGCGTAGGCGCGGCTGCCAACGACATCAGCCGTTCCTGAAAGAGCGTTCAAGAACGCCAGGACGGACCGGCGCTGGTCGACGGACGCATGGTCGTAGAATTCTACAGACACCTCGATCGCCATCGGTCACCTACAGCCCGCGCCGCATCTCGTCCCAGGCATTCGACAACGCGTCCCGGTGCGCCGGGCTCGCCACCCCGATCAGCGCCTGCGCCCGCTCGTCCAGCGTCCGCCCGCGCAGATCGGCCACGCCATGTTCGGTGATCACCAAGCCGATGTCGGCGCGGGGCACGCTGACCACGCCGGGCGACAGGCGGGGGACGATGCGGCTGATGCTGTCGCCCTTGGCCGAGGCGGGGAGAGCAAGGATGGGCAGGCCGCCGTCGCTCAGGCGCGCGCCCCTTAGAAAGTCGGTCAGGCCGCCGATGCCGCTGATCTGGCGGCCGCCCTGGAACTCGGCGTTGGCCTGGCCGAAGAGGTCGATCTCCAGGGCCGAGTTGACCGCCACCAGCCGGGGGATGTTCGCCAGCACCGCGAAGTGGTGGGTGTGGCCGCTGTCGGCGAAGCGGATGCGGGGATCGGTCAGGCGATCCCGCAGCCGGGCCGTGCCGGCGGCGAGGCCGGTGACGACGCTGTCGACCACCTCTTCGTCGAGCAGCTCGACCAGCGGGTCGGTGACCATGCCGGAGTGGATCTTCAGCCCCTTGCGGCCGCGCAGACCTTTAAGCGCCGCGACGCCGGCCTTGCCGACCCCGAACTGCAGGCTGGCGCCGTCCGGGGCGATGCCCGCGATATGGCGGGAGATGACCTCGAAGGCCGGGTCGAGGTCGCCGGCGTCATAGTCGAGCACGGCGCTGTCGTCGTCGGCGACGAGGTCGAAGGCCTCGAGCGGCCAACGCGGCCCGTTCACCGCCGGCAGGTTCGGATTGACCAGGGCCAGCTTGAACACCTCCGGCCGGGCCATGACGGCGGGGGCCAGATCGCTGGCGACGCTCAAGGTCACCATGCCGTCGTCATCGGGCGGGCTGACCTGGAAGACGGCGGCGTCCAGCGGCGTCTCGCCCAGCCAGCCATAGGTCTGGAACCAGGTCAGCGGCCGCAGGGCGTAGCGGCCGGCCTCGAAGGCGGCGCGCCAGTCGGCCGAGACGAAGATGCCTTCGGAGGTCGCCCCCTCGCGCAGGGCCGACCAGTCGGATCGGTTGATGCCGGGGATTGGGGCGCCGACGAAACACATCCGCTCGGGCCAGCCGTCCGTAGCTTTGATCCTCTCCCGAAAGCCGAGCGGTTCGCCCGGTCCGAAGGGGACGAAAAGCCTCGCCCCGGACGTTTCACTCAAGCGCCGGGCGAGCTGTTCGACGGCCTGATCAATCGGGAGGCGAATCATGTCATCGTCCGTTCAGCTGGCAGGCGCAACAAAAGGCCTGACCGCGAGTTCTGCGTACGAACCCCGGCCCCATTTGGACAAGAGCCGCTACGTCATGCAAACGACCGCCCAAGAGCCCTCGGGCCTCATCAAGCCCCTGCTGTGGATCGCCGGCGCCTTCTTCGCGACCGGGTTCCTCGGCTATCTGGCGATCGGGCTGAACAGCCTTCCGGGCTAGCCCGCGCCCGTCGAGCCGAAGCCGCCCGCGCCGCGCGCGGTCTCTTCCAGACTGTCCACCGCCGACCAGCCCGCCTGCACGACCGGCGCGATGACCAGCTGGGCGATGCGGTCGCCGCGGCGGATGACGAAATCTTCCTCGCCCAGATTGATCAGGATGACCTTCACCTCGCCCCGGTAGTCGGCGTCGATGGTGCCGGGCGTGTTGAGGCAGGTCACGCCCGCCTTGGCCGCCAGTCCCGAGCGCGGCCGGACCTGGGCTTCAAAACCGGGCGGCACGGCGAAGCTCAGGCCGGTCGGCACCATGGCCCGGGCCATCGGGGCCAGGGTCAGGGGCGCGTCGTCGGGGACAGCGGCGCGCAGGTCCATGCCGGCGGCCAGGGCGGTCTCATAGGCGGGCAGCGGCAGGCCCTGGGCATGGGCCATTTGAACGACGGGTATGTTGGGGGTCACGAAAGGTCCTCTAAGCCAGGTCTTGGGCTATCCTCTGGGCAATCTTCATCGCCACCTCATCCTTGCCGGCCCGGTCCCAGCGTTCGACGCCGGCCTTGCTGACGATCATCACGGTGTTGTCGGCTCCGCCCATGACGCCCGGCTGGGTGACGTCGTTGGCGACGATCCAGTCACAGCCCTTGCGGGTCAGCTTGGCCTTGGCGTGCATCTCGACATCGTTGGTCTCGGCCGCGAAGCCGACGACGATCTTCGGCCGCGTCGGCGTGTGGGCGGCCAGGGTGGCCAGGATGTCGGGGTTTTCCACCAGGGTGAGGACCGGCGGGCCGTCCTTGCCCTTCTTCAGCTTGATGCCGAAGGCCTCGTCCGGTCGCCAGTCGGCGACGGCGGCGACACAGACGGCCGCATCGGCGGGCAGGGCCTGCTGGCAGGCGGCCAGCATCTCGCGGGCGCTCTCGATGTCGACGCGGGTGACGCCGGCCGGGGTCGGCAGGCCGACCGGGCCGGCGACCAGGGTGACCCTTGCCCCCAGCCGGGCGAGGGCGCCGGCGATCTCGAACCCCTGCTTGCCGCTCGATCGGTTGGTCAAAACCCGCACCGGGTCCAGCGCCTCGGCCGTCGGCCCGGCGGTGACCAGCACATGCCTGCCCTTCAGTGGCCCGCCCTGCAGCATTCCCAGGATGGCCTCAAAGATGGCGGCCGGCTCAGCCATGCGGCCAAAGCCGAACTCGCCGCAGGCCATCGCGCCCTCGTCCGGCCCGACGAACGCGACGCCGTCGGCCTTCAGGGTCGCCAGGTTGCGCCGGGTGGCGGCGTGCTCCCACATCCGCACATTCATGGCCGGAGCCATCAGCACCGGCTTGTCGGTGGCCAGCAGGGTGGTGGCCGCCAGATCACCGGCCAGGCCGTTCGCCGCCTTGGCCATCAGGTCGGCGGTGGCCGGGGCCACGACCACCAGGTCGGCCGAGCGGGAAAGCTCGATATGGCCCATCTCCGCCTCGTCGGTCAGGGAGAAGAGCTCGGAATAGACCCGATCCTCGGCCAGGGCCGACAGCGACAGGGGGGTGACGAATTCGGCGCCGGCCTTCGTCAGGATCGGCCGCACGCCGATACCGGCCTTGCGCAGCAGGCGCGTCAGCTCCAGCGCCTTGTAGGCGGCGATGCCCCCGCCGACGATCAGCAACACCCGCTTCTCGCTCAAGTCATGCGCTCCTGCGTTCAGCCTGCTTCCTAGCGGCTTTGCGGCGTTCGCCAAACAGGACTCGACACTGTTCACGTTTTGATCTTTTATCACGAACAACGCTATCTCATCGGGAGTTCAACCTGTGCGCATCCTGCTGACCGCCACGGCCGCCCTGGCCGCCGTTTTCGCCCTCGCCGCCTGTGACGGCGGCCCCGCCAGCAAGCCCTCGCGGGACCAGGCCGACGCCGGGTCGGCGCCGGCCGCGAAGGCCGACACGGCCGAGACGGCCTCCGCCGACCGGACCGAACCGCCGAAGGTCGATCCGAGAACCCAGCCGCCGCCGATGCTCGACGGCAAGCCGATGTGGGCCGCCAACCGTCGCCTGACGGCCGAGGAGGCGGCGGAGAAACAGTTCGCCCGCAACGGCAAGGACTTCGACGCCAAATCGGTCGAGGACTATGCCCGCAAGGCCCAGGCCTTCGTCAGCAACCCGCCCAAGGGGGCCGAGGTGATCACCCGCCAGCGCGGCAAGATCATGTACGACGCCAGGACGAACACCTTCGCGGCGGCGACCAAGGATGGCGTGCCGAGGACGATGTTCAAGCCGGAGGAGGGCGCGGCCTACTGGGAAGAGGCGAAGTCGCGGCCCGAGGGTGGAAGGCGCCAGCGCCGCGACACCGGCAACGAGGGCTGAGACCTTCGGCGTAGCCGTCCCTCCCCGAATTGGGGAGGGCAGGCGCGCGCAGCGCGCCGGGTGGGGAATTGCCATGCACGACAGACAAGTTCGTCCCTCCATCGCGAGGGCAAGAGAACTGCGCGCCAACCTCACCCGCCATGAGTCGAGGATGTGGCGCTGGTTGAAGACGCTGAGAGCCGAGGGCTACCACTTCCGTCGGCAGGCGCCGTACCGAGGCTATTACCTCGACTTCGTCTGCCTGAACCGCATGCTCGTCATCGAACTCGATGGTCCGAGCCATGGGACGGACGAGGCAAGGAAGCATGACGCGGATCGCGACCATGCGCTGATGCGGTTGGGGTTCAGGGTGCTGCGCTTCCAGAACCGGACGCTGGATGAACACATGCCCAGCGTCGTTGACGCGGTTTACGAAGCGCTGAGCCTTCAACCCTCCCGCCGGTGACCGACTTCCCCACCCGGCGCGCAACGCGCGCCTGCCCTCCCCAATTCGGGGAGGGAGGTTAGCGCCCGGCTTCCGCCTACCCCAACACCACCGCCAGCAGCAGCGCCACGCCCGACACCGCGGCTCCGATCGCGAACCACAGCAGCTTCGACGGGCTTTCCTCGATCGTCATCACGGTCGGGGCCGGACCGTCTTCCGCCAGCTTGATGATCGCCCGGGCCGCGCGGTGCACCTCCGCCGCCAATTCCCGCACCTTCGCCGCCGGCGACAGTTCGCGGGCGATCCAGCGGCGCACGACCGGGTCGGCCGCCGCCCACAGGTCGTGCTCGGGGTCGATGCCCCGGGCCACGCCCTCGACGGTGACCATGGTCTTCTGCAGCAGCACCAGCTCCGGCCGCAGGTGCATGTCGAACAGGGCGGTGATCTCGAACAACTGGGCCAGCAGCCGGCCCATCGACACCTGCGACGCCGCCCGGCCGAACACCGGCTCGCCGACCGCCCGCAGGGCCTGGGCGAAGGCGCCGCGGTCCTGGCCCTGCGGCACATAGCCGGCCTCGAAATGGATGTCGGCGACCCGGGCGTAGTCTCGCGTCAAAAAGCCGTAGAGGATCTCGGCCAGGAAGCGGCGCTCCATCGGGCCGATGCGGCCGATGATGCCGAAGTCGATGGCGGTCAGCCCGGCCGGCGCCGCCACGAACAGGTTCCCCTCATGCAGATCGGCATGGAAGACGCCGTGGTCGAGGGCCTGGGACAGAAAGGCGCGGATCAGGTTGTCGGCCAGTTCGCGGCGGTTGAAAGCGGGATCGTTCAGCGCCTCCGACGAGGACAGCGGCCGGCCGCCGGCCCATTCCTGGGTGAGCACCCGCTTGGCCACCCCGTCCCAGACGATGGCCGGCGCCGCCATGAAGGCGTCGCGGGCCATGACCTCGCGCAGTTCGTCGGCCCCGGCCGCCTCGAACCGCAGGTCCAGTTCCAGCTCCAGGGCGCGGATGACGATCTCGACGAAGGCCTTCGGCTCCAGCCGGCGGGCCGGCGGAACGAAGGCGTGGGCCCATTGCGCCGCCAGCCGCAGGGCGGCGCTGTCGCGGGCGGCGCGGATCTCGACGCCGGGGCGCAGAATCTTGACCGCCACCTTGCGGCCGTCGTGCAGCACCGCCTCATGGGCCTGGGCCAGGGAGGCGGCGGCGACCGGTTCGCCGAAGCTGGCGAACAGGCTGTCGATCGGGCGGGCGAGCGAGCGCTCGACCTCGGCCCGGGCGACCGCCGTCGGGAAGGGGCGAACCGCGTCGCGCAGATGGGCGAGGTCCTCGACGAACTGCGACCCGAAGATATCGGCCCGGGTGGCGAGGAACTGGCCAAGCTTGATGGCGACGGGGCCCTGCGCTTCCAGCACCCGCGCCAGCCGCTCGCCGGGGCGACCCACGCGGGAGGCGCCGCCGGCCGGGAGGCGGATGAAGAAGGCGGCAAGCTTCGCTGACGGCGGCAGGACGGCGTCAATCTCGCGCGGCAGCAGGGCGTCGGCCCGCATCAGGGCCCAGCCCGTCCCGATCAACCGGCCCAGGGCCGCCAGGCTGGCCATAGGCTAGATCGCCCAGCCGTGATGGAGCGCGGCCACCCCGCCGGTGAAGTTCGTATAGGTCACCCGGGAGAAGCCGGCGTCGCGGATCATATTTGCAAAGGTTTGCTGGTCCGGGAAGCGGCGGATGCTCTCGACCAGGTACTGGTAGCTTTCGCGGTCGTTGACCACCCACTCGCCGATGGCCGGGATGGCCTTGAAGCTCCACAGGTCATAGCCCTTGCGCAGGGCCTCGCTGACCGGGCGCGAGAACTCGAGACAGATGAACCGGCCGCCGGGCTTCAGCACCCGGCGCGCCTCGCGCAGGGCGGTGGGGACGTCGGTCACATTCCTGATGCCGAAGCTGATGCAGTAGGCGTCGGCATAGGCGTCCGGCAGGGGCAGGCGCATGGCGTCGGCGACGCCCCAGGTC
The nucleotide sequence above comes from Caulobacter sp. NIBR1757. Encoded proteins:
- a CDS encoding class I SAM-dependent methyltransferase, with translation MSEQRASFGFRDVDPAEKAGLVRGVFDKVAGKYDLMNDLMSAGVHRLWKDAVAARLNPQPGEIILDLAGGTGDMARRFSKMMRAAQLRRGGPDGMVHVLDYNAEMIAAGIEKGGEPEMTWGVADAMRLPLPDAYADAYCISFGIRNVTDVPTALREARRVLKPGGRFICLEFSRPVSEALRKGYDLWSFKAIPAIGEWVVNDRESYQYLVESIRRFPDQQTFANMIRDAGFSRVTYTNFTGGVAALHHGWAI
- the ubiB gene encoding 2-polyprenylphenol 6-hydroxylase, which encodes MASLAALGRLIGTGWALMRADALLPREIDAVLPPSAKLAAFFIRLPAGGASRVGRPGERLARVLEAQGPVAIKLGQFLATRADIFGSQFVEDLAHLRDAVRPFPTAVARAEVERSLARPIDSLFASFGEPVAAASLAQAHEAVLHDGRKVAVKILRPGVEIRAARDSAALRLAAQWAHAFVPPARRLEPKAFVEIVIRALELELDLRFEAAGADELREVMARDAFMAAPAIVWDGVAKRVLTQEWAGGRPLSSSEALNDPAFNRRELADNLIRAFLSQALDHGVFHADLHEGNLFVAAPAGLTAIDFGIIGRIGPMERRFLAEILYGFLTRDYARVADIHFEAGYVPQGQDRGAFAQALRAVGEPVFGRAASQVSMGRLLAQLFEITALFDMHLRPELVLLQKTMVTVEGVARGIDPEHDLWAAADPVVRRWIARELSPAAKVRELAAEVHRAARAIIKLAEDGPAPTVMTIEESPSKLLWFAIGAAVSGVALLLAVVLG
- a CDS encoding endonuclease domain-containing protein, translating into MHDRQVRPSIARARELRANLTRHESRMWRWLKTLRAEGYHFRRQAPYRGYYLDFVCLNRMLVIELDGPSHGTDEARKHDADRDHALMRLGFRVLRFQNRTLDEHMPSVVDAVYEALSLQPSRR
- the dut gene encoding dUTP diphosphatase; translated protein: MTPNIPVVQMAHAQGLPLPAYETALAAGMDLRAAVPDDAPLTLAPMARAMVPTGLSFAVPPGFEAQVRPRSGLAAKAGVTCLNTPGTIDADYRGEVKVILINLGEEDFVIRRGDRIAQLVIAPVVQAGWSAVDSLEETARGAGGFGSTGAG
- the coaBC gene encoding bifunctional phosphopantothenoylcysteine decarboxylase/phosphopantothenate--cysteine ligase CoaBC; its protein translation is MSEKRVLLIVGGGIAAYKALELTRLLRKAGIGVRPILTKAGAEFVTPLSLSALAEDRVYSELFSLTDEAEMGHIELSRSADLVVVAPATADLMAKAANGLAGDLAATTLLATDKPVLMAPAMNVRMWEHAATRRNLATLKADGVAFVGPDEGAMACGEFGFGRMAEPAAIFEAILGMLQGGPLKGRHVLVTAGPTAEALDPVRVLTNRSSGKQGFEIAGALARLGARVTLVAGPVGLPTPAGVTRVDIESAREMLAACQQALPADAAVCVAAVADWRPDEAFGIKLKKGKDGPPVLTLVENPDILATLAAHTPTRPKIVVGFAAETNDVEMHAKAKLTRKGCDWIVANDVTQPGVMGGADNTVMIVSKAGVERWDRAGKDEVAMKIAQRIAQDLA
- a CDS encoding acetyl-CoA hydrolase/transferase C-terminal domain-containing protein; translation: MCFVGAPIPGINRSDWSALREGATSEGIFVSADWRAAFEAGRYALRPLTWFQTYGWLGETPLDAAVFQVSPPDDDGMVTLSVASDLAPAVMARPEVFKLALVNPNLPAVNGPRWPLEAFDLVADDDSAVLDYDAGDLDPAFEVISRHIAGIAPDGASLQFGVGKAGVAALKGLRGRKGLKIHSGMVTDPLVELLDEEVVDSVVTGLAAGTARLRDRLTDPRIRFADSGHTHHFAVLANIPRLVAVNSALEIDLFGQANAEFQGGRQISGIGGLTDFLRGARLSDGGLPILALPASAKGDSISRIVPRLSPGVVSVPRADIGLVITEHGVADLRGRTLDERAQALIGVASPAHRDALSNAWDEMRRGL